In Cloacibacillus sp., a genomic segment contains:
- a CDS encoding flavodoxin family protein has translation MGKKIIVLNGSPRANGNTAALAARFIKGAESAGHEVRLFDLQKMDIKPCLGCCTGGKDPKHPCVQRDGMDEIYPAFMEADIVVLASPMYFWSFTAQLKAAIDRSFAVTELDPNYRPPHKECAMLMAAEGDSESNFAPVKDFYASLLGHLGWKDLGMVLAGGVMAPGDIEGHPALEEAEALGASIK, from the coding sequence ATGGGCAAAAAAATAATCGTTCTCAACGGAAGCCCGAGAGCGAACGGAAATACGGCGGCGCTTGCCGCGCGCTTCATAAAGGGCGCGGAGTCAGCGGGACATGAAGTCAGGCTCTTCGATCTGCAAAAGATGGATATCAAACCCTGCCTTGGCTGCTGCACGGGCGGCAAAGACCCTAAACACCCCTGCGTACAGCGCGACGGCATGGATGAGATATATCCAGCCTTCATGGAGGCGGATATCGTGGTGCTGGCCTCGCCGATGTACTTCTGGAGCTTCACGGCGCAGCTCAAAGCGGCGATCGACCGCAGCTTCGCGGTGACGGAGCTTGATCCGAACTACAGACCGCCGCATAAAGAGTGTGCCATGCTGATGGCGGCGGAGGGCGACAGCGAATCGAACTTCGCGCCGGTAAAGGATTTCTACGCGAGCCTGCTCGGACATCTGGGCTGGAAAGATCTCGGCATGGTGCTGGCCGGCGGCGTCATGGCCCCCGGAGACATCGAGGGACACCCCGCGCTCGAAGAGGCCGAAGCCCTGGGAGCTTCGATAAAATAA